A part of Gouania willdenowi chromosome 2, fGouWil2.1, whole genome shotgun sequence genomic DNA contains:
- the gyg2 gene encoding glycogenin-2, with protein MSAGEAFVTLATTESYCIGAKVVGKSLRRHGTTRDIVILVTPNISQRTRLALQSIFDKVILVDLMDSKDPDHLALTGRPELGITFTKIRCWTLTQYSKCVFLDADTLVLCNVDELFERDELSAASDPGWPDCFNSGVFVFNPSLQTHAMLMDHAIKQGSFDGGDQGLLNSFFSNWSVEDIRKHLPFIYNLTVSSVYTYLPAFKHFGHEAKIVHFLGAVKPWNLPKEGSGSNAMDQFVPQWWREYQGYSASEGHPTPGIQLNDGADKPPQIQEDKPAKASFREKADDANQPQEKLPETHKEEESAQRTTLPVDSKETLNGPNKETLHQPTAEQLEAEKEQMEHRRRWEMGEMDYMGRDAFQNIQKMLDRFLD; from the exons ATGTCAG CTGGCGAGGCCTTTGTAACCCTGGCAACCACAGAATCCTACTGCATAGGAGCCAAAGTGGTCGGCAAAAGTCTGCGGCGGCATGGGACCACTCGGGACATTGTCATCTTGGTGACACCGAACATCTCTCAGCGGACTAG GTTGGCCCTGCAGAGCATTTTTGACAAAGTCATCCTTGTGGATCTGATGGACAGTAAGGATCCTGACCATCTGGCCTTGACGGGACGACCTGAGCTGGGGATCACCTTCACTAAAATCCGATGCTGGACCCTGACCCAGTATAGCAAATGTGTCTTCCTGGATGCAGATACACTT GTTCTCTGTAACGTGGATGAGCTGTTTGAGAGGGACGAGTTATCAGCTGCATCAGATCCAGGTTGGCCCGACTGCTTTAACTCGGGGGTGTTTGTTTTCAACCCGTCCCTCCAAACTCATGCCATGCTCATGGATCATGCAATCAAACAGGGAAGCTTTGATG GCGGGGATCAGGGATTGTTGAATTCATTCTTCAGCAACTGGTCGGTGGAAGACATCAGAAAACACCTGCCGTTCATCTACAACCTCACCGTCAGCTCCGTCTACACCTACCTACCTGCTTTCAAACA TTTTGGCCATGAAGCAaagattgtgcattttttgggaGCAGTAAAACCATGGAACCTGCCAAAGGAAGGCAGCGGTTCTAATGCAATGGACCAGTTTGTACCTCAGTGGTGGAGGGAATACCAAGGTTACTCAGCATCCGAGGGGCATCCAACACCAGGAATCCAGCTCAATGATGGAGCGGACAAGCCACCGCAG ATTCAGGAAGACAAACCTGCAAAGGCCTCTTTCAGAGAGAAAGCTGACGATGCAAACCAACCACAGGAAAAACTGCCTGAAACACACAAG GAGGAGGAATCTGCACAGAGAACAACGCTCCCAGTGGATTCAAAGGAAACCCTCAATGGACCTAACAAAGAGACCCTTCATCAGCCCACAGCAGAACAACTT GAAGCAGAGAAGGAGCAAATGGAGCATCGTCGGAGGTGGGAGATGGGAGAGATGGACTACATGGGTCGAGACGCCTTCCAGAACATCCAGAAGATGCTGGACCGCTTCCTAGATTAG
- the mxra5a gene encoding matrix-remodeling-associated protein 5, translating into MDPPTLSILPILLLLILPNASTGLPCPRPCSCPQPTELHCTFRSLPNIPAAVPKHVERINLGFNSINQIPERSLAGLRKLELFMIHGNNIHSLPDGVFTDLTALQMLKMSYNKLTEINRHTLHGLWSLTRLHLDHNQLEFLHPDAFHGLTSLRMLQLEGNRLQQLHPATFATFTVMNHFPVSTLRHLYLSDNGLTSLRNEMLKTMPQLENLYLHGNPWTCDCNMRWFYDWNQTAPGVLKCKKDRALAGGQLCPACSSPRHLQREELQSVESLVCSHPIISAPGRTTSPVDDEREVLTREDFKEPLGNISLGLSDEHGNQVDLECSIADPKDFLKINWEHIDPLHLVSNISLSVDLDCPVDRERYERLWRLIAYYSSVPAHLQRGMILSRDPSLTYVYTQDSEKDAQYYTGIKINMMALPEWLMQTSIDLQLNRLHSSPKIVKLTLSTDLSKSVEMELVRRQRRTWVMIESTNRTRRGLSAIVGSQSQMNCNVHSSSQPLIQWMLPDGSKLEAPYSNQDSGLSVSSDGKLVIKAVSHTNAGIYYCTARVHGDFAVVNYFLTVYESSSPTPGEVTSITPVESFVGNPISLPCVTSGSPDAEVSWILPNSYIVHSQANSSKALVYPNGTLQIQQIQPSDTGYYKCVAMNQHGVATLVVKVNVLKRKGLVRPMRKFSATPQSAFGVNTQIKLLRQDTEESSGDVSLEKTHKTHQDPLQRKTPAVLPGGHGGQTSRTMWRRPPLLRKPMGSRVIDRKNLLENRRRLNVSKTKIDPEKWADILAKIRDRNTNNTVTPVLEQKTTTVTAQTTNHQTQVNTYRSQDFSNSYTPHMPSTLEPHVTHHTAHITNVVTSSNSRPFLLQTTSVPQHTATFWPDSINTTRDQVTTPSQENTHTDYTGVNTGGSKMLNEIEGVSRSNSMRQSYLNVNKSEANQEEPKKPLTETMTRLLQPTLADFQSEVMLTTTPTPTRRKNHSSSRNGHNNSKRRNEARRKRPNRKKQKLSDPLPTNAPVSTANPTAIVHLNIMSLEVTTAILNTTVPFTGSQEATSDPLSQQTNPGYRTATKPFTATAATHTMNSHERWAKPLLEKTSVAPLFPTTSPRETHGKTLIKSAASRRRIVATPLPPGNSSEETQKGSLSENVEPSTDRFLEGLEITLLMQTDVEKNQSGLQYTTAENEAPVILDAVKITTPKTVFEDFLFTKRFTISPIIHEEPYDEQYQGPSGEFEKVSHPVTPPIATPTITAFQTASTNVKTNRLLEDSTVKEQNNDPKMFTSKPSPTSQVSENTPATISPVFPSMTPTSNQSVPLTPTLVPTIIQIQSNPFTHKLPTNTEDALSTHRSPGGEPDLRGKPKIMRNNFQTFTVKVEADAQLPCVAQGQPKPFLSWTKAATGQSIAQNTRIQRFEVHSNGTLIIRKTQLPDQGQYLCTVQNQYGIDEIMINLMIVSHNPRILHPRHRDITTHLGEKVNMDCQVEGHPNPRVTWVLPTNARMTAAPLGLHSQQRVAVLSNGTLRITHALYSDRGVFKCIGNSAAGADSVTLRLHVTAFPPMIHQTKQENITQPEGSNVYIHCSATGAPLPVIRWATPDGVQLAASQIVTGLNLFVLTNGTLFIRGLNPGNAGRYECTASNAVASSKRMVMLNAMKNPFLSKASITSSSPEKTEAIYGSKVLLNCVANGEPEPRIIWRTPSKKLVDAQYSFDPRVKVFTNGTITIHSVTKDDSGDYLCVARNKMGDDYILFQVNVLTRAAKIEKKQLRSNQEVVHGGNLKVDCVASGFPNPEISWALPDGTMVNLVKKIDGGGVGRSRRYVVFDNGTLYFNDVGLPEEGDYTCYAENQLGKDEMKVRVKVKVAPSSPQIQDKDQKSVKVSYGETVTLRCIAKGEPAPVISWISPTNRVISPALDKYQVLDDGTLVVQKAQRFDGGNYTCIARNSAGHDYKIIRLEVWVTPPVINGLLGASNAIKVTAVKDQTKWLDCVAKGTPVPRIMWVLPGNVVLPAPYNSNRMTVHLNGSLEIRSPKKTDSGQLACIARNEGGEVKLLVKLDVEETVHRPQIIGPKTNSQSLTIGNAMTLNCSFEGRVKPQITWILPDGTSLQSGARFSKFFHRPDGSLIISNPSVAELGMYRCLGQNFGGLVERIVTLSPGRRPEINNRYNSPISVMNGETLLLHCQTTAEPLRLTWTLPSGVVLNRPQRAGRYAIMPNGTLAIRQVSVYDRGSYVCRAANEYGSSVLSLSVIVIAYPPRITSGPPSVTYAKRGVAVQLNCLATGIPKADVAWETPDKMRLVISAQPRLFGNKYLHPQGSLIIQNPTQRDAGIYRCTARNAIGTDTKTTFLNVF; encoded by the exons ATGGATCCTCCCACCCTCTCCATCCTTCCCATCTTGCTGCTGCTCATCCTCCCCAATGCCTCCACTGGCCTCCCCTGCCCCCGGCCCTGCTCCTGCCCTCAGCCCACGGAGCTGCACTGCACCTTCCGATCTCTCCCCAACATCCCAGCAGCAGTACCCAAACACGTGGAACGCATCAACCTAGG GTTTAACAGCATCAACCAGATCCCAGAGAGATCCCTAGCTGGCCTAAGGAAGCTGGAGTTGTTCATGATCCATGGGAACAACATCCACAGCCTGCCAGATGGTGTGTTCACGGACCTCACGGCACTCCAG ATGTTGAAGATGAGCTACAACAAGCTGACAGAGATCAATAGACACACCCTCCATGGCCTGTGGTCTTTGACAAGGTTACACTTGGACCACAACCAACTTGAGTTCCTCCACCCAGATGCCTTCCATGGCCTTACCTCTTTGAGGATGCTACAGCTGGAAGGCAACCGACTGCAACAGCTGCATCCAGCCACTTTCGCCACCTTCACTGTGATGAACCACTTCCCCGTTTCCACCCTGAGGCACCTTTACCTGTCAGACAATGGGCTGACCTCGCTCCGCAACGAGATGCTCAAGACCATGCCACAGTTGGAGAACCTGTACCTCCACGGGAACCCGTGGACCTGTGACTGCAACATGAGGTGGTTCTATGACTGGAATCAAACAGCACCAG GTGTGCTGAAATGTAAAAAGGACCGAGCGCTCGCCGGTGGCCAGCTGTGCCCTGCCTGTTCGTCTCCCAGACACCTCCAGAGAGAAGAACTCCAGTCAGTAGAAAGCCTGGTGTGTAGCCACCCCATCATCAGCGCTCCTGGCAGAACAACTTCACCTGTGGATGATGAGAGAGAAGTTCTGACTCGAGAGGACTTCAAAGAACCACTTGGAAACATCTCCCTGGGTCTCTCTGATGAACATGGCAACCAGGTTGATCTAGAGTGTAGTATTGCTGACCCCAAAGACTTTCTCAAGATAAACTGGGAACACATCGACCCTCTCCACTTGGTGTCAAACATTTCTTTGTCGGTAGATCTCGATTGCCCAGTTGACAGAGAAAGGTACGAGAGGTTGTGGAGACTGATTGCATATTACAGTAGTGTACCAGCTCACCTACAAAGAGGAATGATTCTTAGCAGAGACCCTTCTTTGACATATGTATATACACAAGACTCTGAGAAGGATGCCCAGTACTACACGGGCATCAAAATTAATATGATGGCCCTACCGGAATGGCTGATGCAGACATCCATAGATCTTCAGCTTAACCGCCTTCACTCATCACCAAAGATAGTAAAACTTACTCTAAGCACTGATCtttcaaagtcagtggagatgGAGCTGGTGCGGAGACAGAGGAGGACATGGGTCATGATTGAGTCAACAAACAGGACTCGTAGAGGGTTGAGTGCAATCGTGGGAAGCCAGAGTCAAATGAACTGTAACGTTCACAGCTCCAGCCAACCGCTCATACAGTGGATGCTGCCAGATGGCTCCAAACTAGAGGCACCCTACAGCAATCAAGACAGCGGGCTGTCTGTTTCCAGTGATGGAAAGCTGGTCATTAAAGCTGTCAGCCACACAAATGCTGGAATTTACTACTGCACAGCTAGGGTTCATGGAGACTTTGCTGTTGTGAACTACTTTTTGACTGTGTACGAATCTTCAAGTCCCACCCCTGGCGAGGTAACATCAATCACACCTGTCGAGAGCTTTGTGGGCAACCCCATTTCCCTCCCTTGTGTGACCTCTGGTTCCCCTGATGCTGAAGTTAGCTGGATTCTGCCAAATAGCTACATAGTTCACAGCCAAGCCAACTCATCCAAAGCTTTAGTTTATCCAAATGGCACTCTACAAATACAGCAAATACAGCCATCAGACACTGGTTATTATAAGTGTGTTGCCATGAATCAGCATGGGGTAGCAACACTGGTAGTAAAGGTCAATGTTCTGAAACGCAAAGGGCTTGTGAGGCCCATGAGGAAGTTTTCTGCAACGCCTCAGTCAGCCTTTGGGGTCAATACTCAGATTAAACTGCTTAGACAAGACACAGAGGAGTCTTCAGGGGATGTTTCACTGGAGAAAACTCACAAGACCCATCAAGATcctttacaaagaaaaacacccGCTGTGCTCCCTGGCGGACATGGTGGCCAAACATCCAGGACCATGTGGCGGAGACCTCCACTGCTCCGAAAGCCAATGGGATCCCGTGTCATTGATAGGAAAAACCTGCTTGAGAATAGAAGACGGCTTAATGTGTCAAAGACTAAAATTGACCCAGAAAAATGGGCGGATATTTTAGCCAAGATAAGAGATAGAAACACCAACAATACAGTGACACCAGTACtggaacagaaaacaacaacagtaactgCACAAACCACTAATCACCAAACACAAGTCAATACTTACCGGAGCCAAGACTTCTCTAACAGCTACACCCCACACATGCCTTCTACATTAGAGCCACACGTTACACACCACACAGCCCATATTACAAACGTGGTCACGAGTTCAAACAGCAGGCCTTTCCTTCTACAGACAACATCTGTTCCTCAACACACTGCCACGTTCTGGCCAGACAGCATAAACACCACCAGAGACCAAGTTACAACTCCCTCACAAGagaatacacacacagattacACTGGCGTTAACACTGGTGGGTCAAAGATGTTGAATGAAATTGAGGGTGTAAGTAGGTCAAATAGTATGAGGCAAAgttatttaaatgttaacaaaTCAGAGGCAAACCAAGAGGAACCTAAAAAACCTCTTACAGAGACGATGACAAGACTTTTGCAGCCAACGCTTGCTGATTTTCAGTCTGAAGTAATGCTCACAACAACTCCCACGCCAACAAGAAGAAAGAATCATTCCTCATCACGCAACGGACACAATAACTCAAAAAGAAGGAATGAGGCTAGAAGGAAAAGACCaaacagaaagaaacaaaaacttAGTGATCCATTGCCCACAAATGCTCCTGTGAGCACAGCAAACCCCACTGCCATCGTACATCTAAATATAATGTCATTAGAAGTTACAACAGCCATCCTGAATACCACTGTTCCCTTTACTGGCAGCCAAGAAGCAACATCGGACCCACTTAGTCAACAAACCAACCCTGGATACAGAACAGCTACGAAACCCTTCACAGCCACAGCAGCAACTCACACAATGAACAGCCACGAACGTTGGGCCAAACCACTCCTGGAAAAAACATCAGTAGCACCACTGTTTCCAACAACTTCTCCAAGAGAAACTCATGGAAAGACTCTTATTAAGAGTGCAGCTTCTCGGCGTAGAATTGTAGCTACCCCTCTCCCACCTGGCAATTCCTCTGAGGAAACACAAAAAGGAAGTCTTTCAGAAAATGTGGAGCCAAGTACTGACAGATTTCTGGAAGGCTTGGAGATTACATTGCTTATGCAAACGGATGTTGAAAAGAACCAATCTGGACTTCAATATACAACTGCTGAAAATGAAGCGCCAGTTATTTTAGATGCTGTGAAAATAACCACACCCAAAACAGTTTTTGAGGactttttgtttacaaaacggTTCACAATTTCACCTATAATCCATGAAGAACCATATGATGAGCAATATCAGGGTCCAAGTGGAGAGTTTGAAAAAGTGTCTCATCCTGTAACGCCACCTATAGCCACACCGACCATCACAGCATTCCAAACAGCTTCTACAAATGTGAAAACCAACCGCCTCCTTGAGGATTCTACGGTCAAAGAGCAGAATAATGACCCCAAAATGTTTACATCCAAACCCAGTCCTACCAGCCAAGTGTCTGAAAACACACCAGCAACCATAAGCCCCGTTTTCCCAAGCATGACACCAACTAGTAACCAGTCAGTCCCCCTGACACCAACCCTTGTCCCAACAATCATCCAAATCCAATCCAACCCGTTCACACACAAACTGCCGACAAACACTGAGGATGCACTGAGCACGCACCGGTCACCTGGAGGAGAACCAGATCTGAGAGGGAAGCCAAAGATAATGAGAAACAATTTCCagacttttactgtgaaagttGAAGCAGATGCCCAGCTTCCATGTGTGGCTCAAGGCCAGCCAAAGCCTTTTCTGTCATGGACCAAAGCTGCTACTG GTCAAAGTATTGCTCAGAACACCAGAATCCAGAGGTTTGAAGTCCATTCCAATGGGACGTTAATCATCAGGAAAACCCAGCTCCCAGACCAGGGCCAATACCTGTGCACGGTCCAGAACCAATATGGTATTGACGAGATAATGATCAATCTCATGATTGTGTCTCACAATCCCCGGATTCTTCATCCTCGTCACAGAGACATCACAACACATCTCGGTGAGAAAGTCAACATGGATTGCCAAGTAGAAGGGCACCCTAATCCACGAGTCACATGGGTGCTCCCCACTAATGCCCGCATGACTGCGGCCCCTCTTGGTTTGCATTCTCAACAGCGTGTGGCAGTCCTGTCTAATGGAACTCTACGTATCACCCACGCCCTTTACAGTGACCGAGGGGTGTTTAAATGCATTGGCAACAGTGCAGCAGGAGCGGACTCTGTTACACTTCGTCTCCACGTCACAGCTTTTCCTCCCATGATTCATCAAACGAAGCAAGAAAACATTACCCAACCTGAGGGCAGCAATGTCTACATCCACTGCTCCGCCACTGGTGCCCCTCTTCCGGTCATTCGCTGGGCCACGCCTGATGGTGTACAGCTGGCTGCCTCACAGATAGTCACTGGACTCAACCTTTTTGTCTTAACCAATGGAACACTGTTCATTCGAGGACTGAACCCTGGGAATGCTGGGAGATATGAATGCACAGCAAGTAACGCAGTGGCTTCTAGCAAGAGAATGGTCATGTTAAACGCAATGAAAAACCCATTTTTGTCCAAGGCCAGTATCACATCCTCCTCCCCTGAGAAAACTGAAGCCATCTATGGGAGCAAGGTGCTGCTGAACTGCGTGGCTAACGGAGAACCAGAACCTCGAATTATCTGGAGGACACCTTCCAAGAAGCTTGTGGATGCTCAGTACAG tttTGACCCCAGAGTCAAAGTTTTCACAAATGGAACCATAACCATTCATTCGGTAACAAAAGACGACAGCGGTGACTACCTGTGTGTGGCCCGGAACAAAATGGGTGATGACTACATTCTATTTCAAGTCAACGTGTTGACCAGAGCGGCCAAGATTGAGAAAAAGCAGCTGAGGTCAAATCAGGAGGTTGTACATGGTGGGAACCTGAAAGTGGACTGTGTGGCCTCTGGGTTCCCAAACCCTGAGATCAGTTGGGCCCTGCCAGATGGCACCATGGTCAACCTAGTCAAAAAAATTGATGGTGGAGGTGTGGGGCGCAGTCGCAG GTATGTGGTGTTTGACAATGGGACGCTCTACTTCAATGATGTTGGCTTACCAGAAGAAGGTGACTACACCTGCTACGCAGAGAATCAACTTGGCAAGGATGAGATGAAGGTCAGAGTCAAGGTCAAAGTGGCACCTTCCTCTCCACAAATCCAGGATAAAGACCAGAAAAGTGTGAAGGTTTCCTATGGTGAGACGGTCACACTGAGGTGCATTGCAAAAGGTGAACCTGCCCCAGTCATTTCATGGATTTCCCCCACCAACAGAGTCATTTCCCCTGCCTTAGATAAATACCAGGTCCTGGATGATGGGACATTAGTTGTTCAAAAAGCCCAACGCTTTGATGGTGGTAACTACACTTGCATTGCCAGAAATAGTGCAGGACATGATTATAAAATAATTAGATTAGAAGTTTGGGTAACACCGCCTGTAATCAATGGTTTACTAGGAGCTAGTAATGCTATCAAAGTAACTGCAGTCAAGGATCAGACAAAGTGGTTGGACTGTGTGGCTAAAGGAACCCCCGTTCCTCGGATTATGTGGGTTCTACCTGGAAATGTGGTTCTTCCTGCAccatacaacagcaacagaatGACAGTTCACTTGAATGGTTCTTTGGAAATTCGCTCCcccaaaaaaacagactcaggGCAGCTGGCTTGTATCGCCCGTAATGAAGGAGGTGAAGTTAAGCTTTTGGTCAAATTGGACGTGGAGGAAACTGTTCACAGACCACAAATCATAGGTCCCAAAACCAATAGCCAGTCCCTCACCATCGGGAATGCTATGACTTTAAATTGCTCCTTTGAAGGCAGAGTAAAACCGCAAATCACTTGGATCTTACCTGATGGGACATCGTTGCAAAGTGGGGCTCGTTTCTCAAAGTTTTTCCATCGCCCCGATGGCTCCTTGATAATCAGCAACCCCTCTGTTGCTGAGTTGGGTATGTATCGATGTTTGGGGCAAAATTTTGGAGGACTTGTTGAACGCATAGTCACGCTCTCCCCAGGAAGACGGCCCGAGATAAATAACAGATACAATTCTCCAATCAGTGTCATGAATGGGGAAACCCTTCTACTTCATTGCCAAACCACTGCAGAGCCTCTCAGACTGACATGGACTCTACCCAGTGGGGTGGTACTCAACAGGCCCCAGAGGGCTGGGCGTTATGCCATTATGCCTAATGGAACACTTGCCATTCGGCAGGTATCGGTCTATGATCGAGGGTCTTATGTTTGTCGTGCTGCCAATGAGTATGGCAGCTCAGTACTTTCTTTATCTGTAATTGTAATAGCGTATCCACCACGGATCACCAGTGGCCCTCCCTCTGTGACTTATGCTAAACGTGGAGTTGCTGTCCAGTTAAACTGCCTAGCAACTGGAATTCCCAAAGCAGATGTAGCATGGGAAACACCAGATAAGATGCGTTTGGTGATTAGTGCACAGCCTCGGCTTTTTGGGAACAAGTACCTCCATCCACAAGGTTCCCTCATCATCCAGAATCCAACACAAAGAGATGCTGGCATTTACCGATGTACAGCCAGGAACGCCATTGGAACAGACACAAAAACGACTTTCCTCAATGTTTTCTGA